In one window of Tenrec ecaudatus isolate mTenEca1 chromosome 3, mTenEca1.hap1, whole genome shotgun sequence DNA:
- the WDR1 gene encoding WD repeat-containing protein 1, which yields MPHEIKKVFASLPQVERGVSKILGGDPKGNNFLYTNGKCVIIRNIDNPAVADIYTEHAHQVVVAKYAPSGFYIASGDVSGKLRIWDTTQKEHLLKYEYQPFAGKIKDIAWTEDSKRVAVVGEGREKFGAVFLWDSGSSVGEITGHNKVINSVDIKQSRPYRLATGSDDNCAAFFEGPPFKFKFTIGDHGRFVNCVRFSPDGNRFATASADGQIYIYDGKTGEKVCALGGDKAHDGGIYAISWSPDSSHLLSASGDKTSKIWDVSANSIVNTFTMGTNVLDQQLGCLWQGDHLLSVSLSGYINYLDKNNPSKPLRIIKGHSKSIQCLTVHKNSGKSYIYSGSHDGHINIWDSETGENDSFAGKGHTNQVSRMAVDEAGQLVSCSMDDTVRYTNLTLRDYSGQGVVKLDVQPKCVAVGPGGYTVVVCIGQIVLLKDQKKCFSISPDYEPEVVAVHPGGDTVAVGGSDGNVRLYSILGSALKSEDKVLEAKGPVTDLAFSHDGAFLAVCDASKVVTVFSVADGYSENNIFYGHHAKIVCLAWSPDNEHFASGGMDMMVYVWTLSDPETRVKIQDAHRLHHVSSLAWLDEHTLVTTSHDASVKEWTITY from the exons AACCCTGCTGTTGCTGACATCTACACAGAACATGCCCACCAGGTGGTGGTGGCTAAGTACGCGCCCAGCGGGTTCTACATCGCTTCTGGAG ACGTGTCGGGGAAGCTGCGGATCTGGGACACCACGCAGAAGGAGCACCTGCTGAAGTACGAGTACCAGCCCTTTGCCGGGAAGATCAAGGACATCGCCTGGACCGAGGACAGCAAGCGGGTCGCTGTGGTcggggagggcagggagaa GTTTGGTGCCGTCTTCCTGTGGGACAGCGGTTCGTCGGTGGGTGAGATCACAGGGCACAACAAGGTCATCAACAGCGTGGACATCAAGCAGAGCCGGCCGTACCGCCTGGCCACTGGCAGTGACGACAACTGTGCCGCATTCTTTGAGGGGCCGCCGTTCAAGTTCAAGTTCACCATCGGA GACCATGGCCGCTTTGTCAACTGTGTGAGGTTCTCCCCCGACGGAAACAGGTTTGCTACAGCCAGCGCTGACGGCCAG ATCTACATCTACGACGGGAAGACAGGGGAGAAGGTGTGCGCCCTGGGAGGGGACAAGGCCCACGATGGGGGCATTTATGCT ATTAGCTGGAGTCCTGACAGCTCCCACCTGCTCTCTGCTTCCGGGGACAAGACGTCCAAGATCTGGGATGTCAGTGCGAATTCCATCGTCAACACGTTCACCATGGGCACCAATGTCTTGGACCAGCAGCTGGGCTGCTTGTGGCAAGGGGACCACCTACTCAGTGTCTCGCTCTCGGGCTACATCAACTACCTGGACAAGAACAACCCCAGCAAACCCCTGCGCATCATCAAG GGTCACAGTAAGTCCATCCAGTGCCTGACGGTTCACAAGAACTCCGGCAAGTCGTACATCTACTCGGGGAGCCACGATGGGCACATCAATATC TGGGATTCCGAGACGGGGGAGAATGACTCCTTCGCAGGGAAAGGCCACACGAACCAAGTGTCCAGGATGGCCGTGGACGAGGCGGGCCAGCTGGTCAGCTGCAGCATGGATGACACCGTGCGCTACACCAACCTCACGCTGCGCGACTACAG TGGTCAAGGGGTGGTGAAGCTGGATGTCCAACCCAAGTGCGTGGCTGTCGGTCCCGGGGGCTACACGGTGGTCGTGTGCATTGGGCAG ATCGTCCTGCTCAAGGACCAGAAGAAGTGCTTCAGCATCAGCCCGGACTACGAGCCCGAGGTGGTGGCGGTGCACCCTGGCGGGGACACGGTGGCTGTGGGAGGCTCG GATGGGAACGTCCGTCTCTACTCCATCCTGGGCTCCGCGCTGAAGAGTGAGGACAAGGTGCTGGAGGCCAAGGGCCCCGTGACGGACCTGGCCTTCTCCCATGATGGCGCCTTCCTGGCCGTGTGTGACGCCAGCAAGGTGGTCACGGTCTTCAGCGTGGCTGATGGCTACTCG GAGAACAACATCTTCTACGGCCACCACGCAAAGATCGTCTGCCTGGCCTGGTCCCCGGACAACGAGCACTTTGCTTCCGGCGGCATGGACATGATGGTGTACGTGTGGACGCTGAGCGACCCCGAGACCAGAGTCAAGATCCAAG ACGCCCACCGGCTGCACCACGTCAGCTCCCTGGCCTGGCTGGATGAGCACACGCTGGTCACCACCTCCCACGACGCCTCTGTCAAAGAGTGGACAATCACCTACTGA